catgcaaaggttgctagAAACATTAGActgccaattgtaaaaatatatcttacatttcatctttgtTATTtcttgtatgttttgttggttatGCAATAACgattcgattattatttatagcaatatattatagtaatactactattaggtgaagtataataatcattactattttacttaccgggaatattgttggaaaacagttatctttcaCTCGCGGTACATTTAAAGTGCGATTTAcgcaatttttttcaaaatgtaaagaacaaatatatgtatttggtgtaggattccaatcacgtcgcccaatattTTCAATCCATTTTGCcctggtttttaaattttttggtaacctaaaaaaatattcgaatttcacttagtttgtcgttctggataatacgatattgatgtgtgctctaactttctttcaaagacaaaaccgtaactgatacaCTGATAAACTCTGTTAAACTATAGATaccaataatttctaaacaaatccacccacccatccctaagctgtgttgtaaacaaacatactgattttaatgtgtataaatcacgcctaaaagggtccaaagcttaacaaaccagatccacatatcattttaattgataaaaacacatccaaaaagtaaatatacaaagatatttgctaattttcggtaaaacagttactaacctatgaaaagatatttcaagGGGTcttttcttgcgtgaattcgatttacatcctttcacacaacactgaatcattttcgaaacttaacaaatacactaataaacacactgaacaattgagaatatgattatattactttaaattcaatatttatgaagatttgtttacatcgtctgacactacatgtacctGCCGACTGCCCAGCacaaaatggcgtttctgccgcaaggcggtcccagtgtgttgaagtaaacgaaatagtgccatatgcgaagaaagcaattatttttgtcttttttgttgcgttccaaataagctttgagtaaaagagatagacatatatattgacaattctgcgtcgatttccctaacataaatataacttattcatatagctaacttttgaggcctgtcctctttatatttagtcattggtgtGCACTCCTCGCGGCAATGGAAACATATTTCTGCGCCTACGCGGGCCCTCCACACTCTCATCACTAACCAAAGACCGAGCCCGTGTGCACGCAATTCCAATCCGCTCAAGGGCTGTAGAGTTGTCTACTTTGTTGATAAAATGATGATAATAGTGTATCAGGAGCAAAAGGTTGCGTCGATGGTCCAAACTTATACTTAGAGTTTTTATTTATCCTTTATTCTCCAAAAGTATATATTGCGTGACGACCAAGAAAaacttttagatttttataaacaaacagcCAATATTTTTCGCTCTAAaagtagttattttttgttCCAGAAACATATGGTATTTTAAATCCCCTGATTTGGGAACAATCCCAACAATCCTCAGATTAATAATGCTAAATAAagagttagattatattgttagatgtaagatttttggccaagtgctgtaaactttcattgaatttataaataaataaattaatgcgtGAATGTTATACAAAGAAGGCTTTTGGCAACATTACTCATTACTGTCAAATCAATAAGTCTATGGtctaggctgtatggctgagagcctttgccttctccttaaggaataaatcaaacaaaaaaattctATGGTCTattaggctgtatggctgagagcctttgccttcaccttaaggagtaaatcaaaccaaacaATAAAAGTCTATGGTTTcgaggctgtatgggctagaCCCTTTGCCTTCCTaataataaagggaaaatcaaaataaaaaaagtctatggTCTACTGTAATCTGTGGTGTTGATGGtgtgttaaaatttttattttattggtgaaAATGTTGGCTTTGGCTaccatattttttctatttgtgtGACACGAAGCCGTtttcattactaaataaaatattccagcGGACCAAAATTACAACCATTTTAGTCGTATCTGGGCTAGTTGCCACTAAGAAGTAATCATGGCCGACCCGTTGAGTTTACTTCGGcagtataatgtaaataaaaaagaaattgttgAACGGGACAATCAAATTATATTCGGCGAATTTTCATGGCCCAAAAATGTTAAGACCAACTATCTCATGTGGGGTAAGGAACATTTACATATAAGTTATATGAGTTAAATTTGTACACATAACTTTGTCgcacaacttttttaaaattaattttatttcagctCCGGCAAAGAAGGCGGTCTCAAAGAATATTATACATTGGAATGTTTACTGTTTATACTTAAAAACATACACTTAACTCATCCAGTGTATGTCAGACAGGCAGCAGTAAGTAATTGTGTTTATTCAATAGTCGTGAGTGCAGTATGTTcggaaaatatattgtaataatattatttataggctGCAAACATTCCGGCTGTCCGTCGCCCGGATCGTAAAGAACTATTGGCGTATTTGAATGGCGAAACTGCCACTTGTGCCTCTATTGACAAAAGTGCTCCATTAGAAATACCCACACAGGTAAGTATTAGGctttcattattattgtaacaatttctatattattaacatCTATCTTGTGTGATTCAAACTAAGGTAAAATTAACGTTATAATTACTAATTTCGGAAATTTTgaatcttgaaatatttttataagtcgaaaatatataatcttTTTAATGGGAATCAGGTAAAACGTACACATGATCAAGATGGAGGTGAATCTGCAGCAAAAAAACCTCGTATTGAGGAGACTCATGTACAAAAAGTGCGTGAACAACTTGCTGCTCGACTCGATGCACCAAAGGAAGCATCTGTCACTGTGgataatattaagtaagtgCAGTTATCCacaatatacctatttatttcacttttgcttatatttttattgcagtaaaggatatgttttttaattctacaaaaattcaactaagataattaatatatatttaaatagaactCTTTAAAACAAGtgtactaaaataaatcaattcattTTAAGGACCTCTgatgttaaaatttatagagATGAGATAgaatatttcagttttaatgTTTCTTGTAACTTGGaggggtctaaaattattattttaatgattcaaGTTCCATATAATGCCCATTTTATAGTCCAAAGTTTGTGGTTGGTTGAAATTTGATTGACATAAAGAAATATCACCTTTGAAAATACCTCTAAATTAATGTATGTCATTAAGCTCTACAAAGTTTTGTATATATACTGTACATACAGAGATACAgcatataaacaatataattaccaAGAATATGACAGCCTTGGTGATACGGTTGTATTACATATGGTTCAGCCAACACTGAGGTCCCAGGaaatataagtttaaattaacattgttaAAACTATTGATACTTATTTTAAGGTCATTGTCAGAGGCTATGTCAGTCGAGAAGATTGCTGCAATTAAAGCCAAGCGTCTGGCAAAAAAAAGAACCACTATCAAAAGTAATGATTATTCAGACACATTGGGTGTTGTGGGATCTGACTTAAGAGCAATATTGGACTATGATGTGGATCTTACTAAAGATATTATCAGCCGAGAGAGACAGTGGAGAACCAGGACTACAGTATTACAAAGTAATGGAAAAGTGAGTTAAAAATTGAAATCCCTAACAATAATCACATGCTAAGAATTTATACTTTGACAAACTTTGAGATAGAATAAATAGGATATTGGATTTAGACAACCAATAAGTAAAGTTATAacttcattttaaatgtatactaCAGAcatatgtgtataaaattatttgtcttgTAACAAATTATGCATTTAATCAGTGGCATAACTAACATTGTTGACTAACGACcatcataacataaacaaatttcTTGCCTACAGATGTTTGCCAAGAGCATATTGGCTCTTCTAGGCAGTATTAGAGCAAGGGAGGAGGGCAGGCCAGGCTTGCCAAGACCTCAGCCCATAGTTATGCCACAACCCACCGTTTTACCAGCACAACAGACACAATACAACAGATATGACCAGGAAAGATTTATTAGACAGAAAGAAggtatgatataatatattattgaactaagttttattattttatattatttatattacaaattccAATCCAATATCTATTACCAGAAATCTaggttgtataataatattattgagtattaattttatagattaataCTAGATTTTGCGCATAAAAGTTTcactataatatataggtaaCAAACtctcttcataccaaatttcattgaaaccagtatggtagtttttgagtttatgcTGTTTAGACAGGTGGACAGATGCCACGGgggactttgatttataatatattttttaagaactttttaaaataaaacaattctttaatatattactgttgaaaaaaaagcggcgatagcctagttgggtgtggaacggactgccgagacgaatgtccgcaggttcaaatcccaagggcacacacctctgacttttctaaaaatcatgtgtgtattctttgtgaatttatcgtttgctttaacggtgaaggaaaacatcgtgaggaaacctgcacatctgagaagttctctataggaatttcaaaggtgtgtgaagtctaccaatccgcactaggccagcgtggtggactaaggcctaatccctctcagtagtagaggaggcccatgctcagcagtgggcaagtatataatacagggctgatattattattattattattattactgttgcATACCTTAAACTCTTTATGCAGCGCATGAAAGGGAAGctcttaaaagaaataaaatttaataaaatttttcattGACACTCCACTCCTATTAGTCATAATGTGatagccttcctcaataaatgggctatccaatgcaTTAATTAATGCATTcacacaaacaaactcttcggctttatataatagtatagataaatatataaataattatcattgcaGAAACGGAGGGCTTCAAAATCGACACTATGGGCACATATCACGGCATGACACTTAAGTCAGTGACAGAGGGGCCGAGCGTGCCGGTAGCCGCCCGGGCTCCTCAGACGCCAAATCATCCACGACAAATGCCACGTAAGTTTTCAGCTATATATTCCGTGTCCTATTTTAGGTAATAAGTTTAAGAATATTGCGTGTGAAATTTACCCGCTCAATGTGCGAAGCACACGCACTGTGAATTAACTATAAATGGCCATTGCGTAGGAAAAATGGTAccatatgcatattattagctGGGCGTANNNNNNNNNNNNNNNNNNNNNNNNNNNNNNNNNNNNNNNNNNNNNNNNNNNNNNNNNNNNNNNNNNNNNNNNNNNNNNNNNNNNNNNNNNNNNNNNNNNNNNNNNNNNNNNNNNNNNNNNNNNNNNNNNNNNNNNNNNNNNNNNNNNNNNNNNNNNNNNNNNNNNNNNNNNNNNNNNNNNNNNNNNNNNNNNNNNNNNNNNNNNNNNNNNNNNNNNNNNNNNNNNNNNNNNNNNNNNNNNNNNNNNNNNNNNNNNNNNNNNNNNNNNNNNNNNNNNNNNNNNNNNNNNNNNNNNNNNNNNNNNNNNNNNNNNNNNNNNNNNNNNNNNNNNNNNNNNNNNNNNNNNNNNNNNNNNNNNNNNNNNNNNNNNNNNNNNNNNNNNNNNNNNNNNNNNNNNNNNNNNNNNNNNNNNNNNNNNNNNNNNNNNNNNNNNNNNNNNNNNNNNNNNNNNNNNNNNNNNNNNNNNNNNNNNNNNNNNNNNNNNNNNNNNNNNNNNNNNNNTGCTGCTTAGGCACACACATCCAAAGTCAGTTACAcatctacattattttatataatcttgTAGCTTTGTTGTGTAGTACTGCTGTTGTTTATAGGCGGCCATAGCGTTTAACCTAGCgacatatgttttgaatttgttattcAGATACACAGGGTAGATTTTTCGTTAAGGCAATACGACAACTACCTGAACTATTGTAActacaagaaaactttcttaggaaactgtacataatttttattattgcgttCTTGCTGACCATATATTGTTTCAAAAtctgtgaatatttttaatattaaattaaaatattatgaagatttCTCAAAAAATAGTCTTGTAACAGTGGTAAAGGTAATCCGTATTGACCCATTTCATAATTCTACTTTGtatgtatttcaaataataaagtgacgAGCAAGTCGCTCGTCTAACTTTAAGTGACAAGACTGACCATTACTATTAGTGACACTACAAAGGCT
The sequence above is drawn from the Manduca sexta isolate Smith_Timp_Sample1 chromosome 28, JHU_Msex_v1.0, whole genome shotgun sequence genome and encodes:
- the LOC119191057 gene encoding parafibromin-like, with the translated sequence MADPLSLLRQYNVNKKEIVERDNQIIFGEFSWPKNVKTNYLMWGSGKEGGLKEYYTLECLLFILKNIHLTHPVYVRQAAAANIPAVRRPDRKELLAYLNGETATCASIDKSAPLEIPTQVKRTHDQDGGESAAKKPRIEETHVQKVREQLAARLDAPKEASVTVDNIKSLSEAMSVEKIAAIKAKRLAKKRTTIKSNDYSDTLGVVGSDLRAILDYDVDLTKDIISRERQWRTRTTVLQSNGKMFAKSILALLGSIRAREEGRPGLPRPQPIVMPQPTVLPAQQTQYNRYDQERFIRQKEETEGFKIDTMGTYHGMTLKSVTEGPSVPVAARAPQTPNHPRQMPRKFSAIYSVSYFR